The following nucleotide sequence is from Spirochaetota bacterium.
AAGCAGGTCATCGCAAAAAAAAGAATGTCCCTCCGGATATCTCGCATGGTTCCTTTATAATCCGAGGAAACAATTGCCGCCCGAAAGCGTCTTGCCGATAAAGATCCCGTGTATCCTTCCGCTTCCGATGATCTTGCGGTAACTATCCTCGATAAACCGTTCGCCGACGCGGAGGTATTTCTCGAAGTGAAACGCGGCAGCGAACCCCCGGTCCTTTTCAGATCACAGCGGCCTATCGTAAGCGCTACAGGCAGGGCCGATCTTACCACTATCGGGAATGTTTTTAGAATAGAGCGGCAGTTCTAATGGGTTATCGTGCTGCCGGAGCTATCGTCCTGTCGGTTGGATCATAATTCTGCATACGCTGTAATATCAGTTTTCCTGAACCATCGCTGCGATATACCCCGAAGTTGAATTCCGGTTCCGCTTTATTATCGGCGGCAGTCCAAGATGCTGAGACAGGTAGACCGTGATCCTCAAGCTCGTACCAGGTGATGCGGCGTATCCTCGGCATGAGCCCGCGCATATCGCGCAGCACGCGTTTATCCCAGAATTCCACCTGCTGCTCTTCGGTCTGGGCGTATGTCGGCTTCGTCATCGTCGGCAATCCCGTCTCGGTCACCCAGAGGGGGATCGATGTGTCATCGTTCGCATCCATGATATCGGTGACGGCTTTCACATACGCGATAAGATCGTGCGATGGGATCGGGTAGAGATGCAGGGCCATTACGTCATAGTTCCCGTGCAGACCGAACGCATACATGCTCTTAACGAATGCGGCAGATCGTCCATACTCCCAGGATATGCCCGGCGTAACGACAAGAAGATCCGGACCGACAGCCTTGACCGCGTTGTAGCCGGCGATATGCACCGCCATATACGATTCTGCGCCGCCGTT
It contains:
- a CDS encoding cellulase family glycosylhydrolase codes for the protein MKLSAACIIIASCIGSAAAAQPKGVALGMHTVEYGGGSEKARAATVAKIVKTGAAFVRINILWRNIQPTGADHYASNFVAVYDDYIDKLARAKLDIIAISTITPKWASSGTILRKGNDVPSNVPAPAAFAQWMSWLAARYKDKVSAFQFYNEVDIPNNWDNGGAESYMAVHIAGYNAVKAVGPDLLVVTPGISWEYGRSAAFVKSMYAFGLHGNYDVMALHLYPIPSHDLIAYVKAVTDIMDANDDTSIPLWVTETGLPTMTKPTYAQTEEQQVEFWDKRVLRDMRGLMPRIRRITWYELEDHGLPVSASWTAADNKAEPEFNFGVYRSDGSGKLILQRMQNYDPTDRTIAPAAR